In Rhodococcus pseudokoreensis, the DNA window AGGACGCGCTGGTATCCAATGCCGAACTCGCCGGGACGGTGCCGATGTGGAAGTGGATCGGTGACGAAGGAGCGGTCACGTTCAGCTACTGAACCGGCACGGGGCGCGAGCGTTGCTGATTCAGTTACACTGCGCACGAGTGCATTCGAGTCCGATCCGATCGAGGATCGCGGGGGACGGGACGGGCAGTGACCGATCGCCACGTACTCGTCGACACCGATACCGGCGTCGACGACGCCCTCGCCCTGCTCACCCTCGCGCACGACCCCGGCATCGAGATCGTCGGTGTCGGAAGCGTCTTCGGCAACTGCACCGAAACGCAGGCCGCGTCGAACGCCCTCACAGTCCTCTCCGTCGTCGGCCTCCGCGACGTTCCGGTGTGTATCGGACGGCCACGTCCCGGGCCACCGCCCGCAACGCCGTCCGCACACGGTCTGGACGGACTCGGCGACCGCGGCCATCGGCCACCGCCGGACACTGGCCCGGCGCCCGGTTCCGCCGTCGAGCAACTATTCCGCGCCGCGGAAGAACGGCCCGGTGCCGTGGACCTGCTGTGTCTCGGACCGCTGGCCAACATCGCCGCCGCCGTCACACGCGATCCACTGATCCTCACGCGGTTCCGGTCCGTCACCATCATGGGCGGAATGGGGCCAGCCTCGCGGAGAGGCGCCGAGGCCGCCGTGCAACCACAGTTCCTCGGAAAAGGCGACACGAACACCAACCACGATCCGGCCGCGGCCACGGCCGTCGCGGCAGCGCCGGGGTCGATCACGTGGGTGGGAATGAATGTCACCGGCCGACTCGGATTGGACTGGGCCGACCTGGTCGCTCGCTCCGCACCGGGGAAAGTCGCGACATTCGTCCGCGACATCACTGAGGACTACCACCGGCACTGCACAATCACATACCGCGCAGACCACCCGATCTACACCTCACACGATTCCGTCGCAGCCGCCGTGATGCTCGACCCGACGGTCGTGCTGTCCGCCACCGACGCCCAACCCCGGGTGCACCGGGTGGAC includes these proteins:
- a CDS encoding nucleoside hydrolase, which gives rise to MTDRHVLVDTDTGVDDALALLTLAHDPGIEIVGVGSVFGNCTETQAASNALTVLSVVGLRDVPVCIGRPRPGPPPATPSAHGLDGLGDRGHRPPPDTGPAPGSAVEQLFRAAEERPGAVDLLCLGPLANIAAAVTRDPLILTRFRSVTIMGGMGPASRRGAEAAVQPQFLGKGDTNTNHDPAAATAVAAAPGSITWVGMNVTGRLGLDWADLVARSAPGKVATFVRDITEDYHRHCTITYRADHPIYTSHDSVAAAVMLDPTVVLSATDAQPRVHRVDGRSSVWGVTPARGPVHRFVTDVDFRSIRDRIAATLDANISRSG